The Lycium barbarum isolate Lr01 chromosome 4, ASM1917538v2, whole genome shotgun sequence nucleotide sequence CTGTAAATATGTCGAATAGTACTGGTACTGCTGCTACGAATAATACTTATGTTTCTCAATCCCATGTTTCTTTTCATGAGGATGATTACACGCATGCCATCGACGATACGTTCATCCATCAGATGTGCTAGGAAACTCTTTGGTTTCGGTGCCATTTGATGGAACTTGCTATGGTAGTTGGAAAAGCAACATCCTTGTAGCTTTATCCATTGGAAACAAGTTAGATTTGATAGATGCTAACTCTTAGAGTCCTCCTAAGGACTCTCCTCTGATTCGACAATGGAAAAGGTGTAATGATCTAGCAGTTTCATGGTTGACATATTCAATGACTAAAGAAATAGCTCGCAGTGTTGAGTATTCTGTGTCTGCTAGGGATATTTGGGCCGAATTAGAAGAAAGGTATGGCCATGAGGATGCTGCTAGGATTTTTGAGCTAAAGAAAGAGCTGGCTCATATATCGCAGGGTTCTCTTGATGTGGCTTCTTATTTCAATAAGATCAAGCAACTCTGGGATGAAATTGCTTCTTTACCTGTTAGTAAAGCCCATAGTTGCACTTGTGAGGCTAAATCTGAATATGCCAAGGATGAGGATGTTTAGAGGGTGTACCAATTTTTGATGGGCTTGAGTGACACTTACTTCCAGACTAGGAGCAGTATCCTCATGCTCAAGCCTTTTTCTTCTATGAGTGTTGTGTATGGTATGCTGTTGTCTGATGAAAAACAGAGACAAGTTTCCTCCTCTTCACAATTTTCTTCCAATGCTACTTCTTTTCATGCTAGTAGTTCTCAACAGAATTTCTCTCCAAAGTTTAATTTTGATGTGTCCAACCAAAACCAAACTATTCCCTCAAAGGTGAATTTTGATCCTGCAACCCTCATTTGCAAATATTGCAAGAGAACTAGTAATCTTAAGCAGAAATGTTATAGATTACATGGGTTTTGTCACACCCCCGAtgaggagtatgacaggctccgacccgtaggccgcaAGTCACCTGACTTAACCGTGacttggacatcacataccatGACTCAAAGAACATCTGCTCGCGGAAAAAGGGACAACATAGAAATATtcaataattcaacacatatgtacatgtGCGGACCGGAAAGGTCGCTACGACATAAAGTATATcataaggccgacaaggctatcagaaaaAATACCAAGAAGTCAagacaaggccgacaaggccatacataatatctacatatcccacaatgtccatgagcctctaagtgtatacatatgaacatatattatactaacagAAAATTACCAAAAaatagcaagcccggagtagtggtacttgctaataccgctgaagctggaaaatcCTTCTGCGGTTGCTCCTCAATaactctgtcagagcctgcaacaggaaatgcagcgtcccgtgcaatgggacgttagtacggataaaagtactgagtatgtaaggcaggagggtaACGACAAAATTCAAATATAATGTAACATTAATAAATGTGAAAGAAAACcgaacatctggaagtagcacTAGAGGCTATGCATGACAAAATCATTGGTatgcttacatatatatatatatatatatatatatatatatatatatatatatatatatatatatatatatatatatatatatatatatatacatatgtaatagatagtatccatgcccggccgtaaggctcggtgttatatgtgTAAAATCATGCTCGGCCATTAAGgatcggtgttatcatcattagcccatgtccgggcctcccgcgttcggggcaatatcataacatgcccactgcagcgGTGTGCGCATCTAGGCgccatgcccgaccgactatagcgcggcacggtgtagtaaaattgtgcaatacatttatatatatacaatgcatttattcatacatatataccatTATTTATCTGGACCGGAAAAAAATCTGTGCAGgactccgctttccttccgcgatgcggacggaaagcgCAAAGTTTTGAGGCCTTCCGCTTTTCTTCCACTATGCGGAAGGAAAGCCTGATCCTGGAGCTGATTTTGGATGAGAAATTCAATGATCTGATCTTgccctttcggagtgacataaggtcggtagcctccgaatagcttatggaattcgtatcgagtcCAAAAGAAGTAATTGATgatgataaataaaataataCTTTAGGAATCATCAAAATAACAAGATATTAAGATTTGAAGTACAAAGCATGGGAATAGAGTGGATTTACTAAAGCAGCAAGATCTTTAAtatttacttgttcccaagctaacTCCAACACAAAATGAAATTATAATCGAGACTACGCATTGTTCGGACCTTGATtaatattccgtagcttgaaatttggtcaaaatcctcacttctatGTGATATAAGAGCCCCTTTTCTTTGCTGAAATTTCCGGAAGATTTTGGAGAATTATGATGATGAAAAAGGGGGGttttaacccttttatagtgGGTTGGGTCGGCAGTATTATAGCAGTACTGTAGTTGTTCTGTAGCAGCTCTGTTTTTGCTttgtcagctcagtttgtaacgtccataattctctactccgaggtgCTATGgacgagtggtttgttgcattagaaactagactcgacgaacttcattttaggattttgagaCACCTTAGAACtcctaatatacatggagatataccccttcaaagttgactaaaactctgcccaaaatcctgccaacatttctcaaatttttcgtcaaacttattttcttcaattttcttgattttgaaatcttctgaaactctccatacatgatatttatcatttattatacttgataatggccatgtcttgtgtttcaaaatagtctttcccgattacgacatACAAGATCCTAATTCattctttacttcattgttacatacttctcatggcttgtaccttccaaaacatcatgggacgtctccgatactccattaatacggtgatgtacgtggcatgctcatgctctgaaattgtggggtgtaacattatcccccccttaaaaacattcatcctcgaatgttgaggtcgagttcgctccgaggtagatatcaatgttcttacctgtatttgtcagtatttactttacttacttgcagtcttacttgTTCCTTTAAAATTGAACCTATTCGAATTACGTAGTctatccttcttcttttgtggccaaaTCTATGCTCgtactcaaggtcatcccttttcttattatatatctgtctactaactctttatgctttatcgTTCTCATTGCCTCTTCAGCCTTTGTTGTTTAGATTCTTGTATGCCCTTTCATCCCgtacttaccacatacttttatccaattttgatcccATCTTCTTTTTATACAGAAATTCTTATTCTCTTCGATCTTCACGTGTCTTTCTTACGTTTCACAGATGTCACAGGCCTTTGTCTTCTTATTTACTTATTCTTACTCTTCCTCCCTTAAAGATAACCCCAAGACTGTTCACATTtttagcatcctttgctttctatagcagtcAAATTAATCTTTGCATTACTTTATCTTTAAACTAGTTTAACACAAAAATGTCTTGCTTAATTTCcctttccttcaattggacttctggcacttggctaactaacaataattcttgtacttatatcaaaaacatttcaaacctcttctttaatgattcctttccttcaatttactgattcctttccttcaatttactcttaaagtttctaaTCCTTAGTTCAGCTAATAACCTAGGGGTGGATTCAGAAATTTGTCAAAAAACAAACAAGATTCCTAGTCATGCAGCGAATTcgaatcttttcattctttcctttgtctgtaaccttcattcatcCCTTTTTCCAATAAGATCCATCATGTTTCTTCTTCCACGAGATCTCTTTGTCAGCCGCTTGTTCCAATGAAACAtgatatcctttgatcatttcctttggaGTTCTCCTTCAacttttaacctttgcccgaTTCTCACTTAATACGTCTTTCCATAGGTTGACGCGCTCATCTATCATTTTGGTTTATCAATCAagcggatctcttaattccttaaatgtccatctcctttatttatatccttgaattATTTTCCAGCAATCTTATCTTCATCTACTTCCAtgacttcaccttccgttgacttagtccCTCCTATTTCGCAGCCTTCTATTTCTCTACTGGTgggcaacttttttttttatttagctgtggcacttttccttgcttgcttctctagtgctaGTTTAGATTATTCCTCTTAGTACTAATCGATTTTATATACAAATCATtccatctcctttttaatgaTTTTGTCaaactccttaattccttacaatgtcatcgtagttccacctatggtagtgcccagatggcttgcaatagAATTCCCTTGCCAATGtcttattattctcattaattactttacctcagattactcatccaatgcgtcaaacataccatagccaagagatctatattcaaatgggactccaTTCGACCTATACAACAATCCTCAGCACCATTCCTTATACACTTGTACAATATTTTCTTATCATTGttgttatccctcataacaaaattatactcacaACATACTAATGATCATATCTCAAGGTAATttactattcaaaatatcttcaaatctatgtttgaatctttcctccaatttcttctcctctAATCTTAGcatcattacaaaataactcataagccGGAGACTAAAATAAAACCTTACTTAatcacaacttcctttcaatacgagtgtGCTTCCTCTTTAAGTCCTTGGGCTCTCCTATACTAgcggctaattgagacttaactagctttcattcttcttcaaatatttgttGTCGTCCCCACACCATTTTACTAGTCATTTCATCAtgacgattatttatatggtaCTATGACATATACTCTTCACGATTTAATATAAACGGTGACTTATGATTTCACGACGCATGAGGTATTTCTAGTCTCAGGCAGTACTGTTGTCGCGCTATCCATAGGCATGCTGTCTTTCTTTCCTTTGACGGCCATTGAAATTCccaaaatattcctcttttaaaactctcacctCTTCTAGTGCTATGATTTCTCTTTACTAATCCCGACTGTGCTTGATACTTAACCTTGATCACTTGTAGGCCTTCTCACTTCCTCCATTACCTTTGTGGGGTACGTCTGCTGCATATTTAATTGTAACAACAAAAAATCTCTGGTACGAGCtattcgaatcatagcccggaacacaacgtattgcattgacaaaacttatttccttttatttgctaaaccttcattatcttgtcatgcctcctttcccctGTTTGTCttataatatacttgcatttagtccatttccacttttctttagcacatccttgctatattagttcatctTGAATTTCGACTCTTTCAAACCAATACATTTGCTTCTTATGTACTTGGGaatattctaattcgtctaagaatgttctcatataccagtaacatttgAGTATTGGCCGCTTTGGTAGTCATTTGGCCGAGCCTAGCGATCCTTTAACTCCTCTAGTCCATATAATGCTAGAGttactttcatcgcatggtttgactTATTGCTCTTTTGCTAATtggattcttgtatcaagtcCAATGTCCACACATATTGGACACAACTCAACCCACTTAATTTATTCATGCTTAATAGTCCCCaggttaatgaatcaatggtgacatcAAAATTCGTTAGGTTCCTTATAGAATGCCCGACTATACCATGCTACTTCAGTCAGAATTTTCTTTCATAGCTATCCTTTCACCAGTACCCTTGAGATTCCTCTTTCCATTGGTTCCCGATTCCGAGTTGGTTTTATACCATACCAGTAAAAGTCGATACTCTCTCTCTTATTCATTCTCACGACTCGTCCTTTCTTTTATTCAGCTCATAGTGTCCCATAGTttctcttaactacttgtttgtatcataatcatgtgtcataatccttctaatgtcCCGCCGATTCTCGTTTTCATCATGAAATTTTAGCAAAATACaccccttttctttcttcctttgttcatttcttatttccctttacgatACCATAGATTGCTCGTATGTAAGTCTATTCCTCGTATATTcgtcctatttcctttataatcgcatctctattccaagtccactgtcttgtgccatcactgtctacctttggccaaccttactaatttattaagcTTCCTCTTATCGCGACTGATCACATAAAttcctttaattaatttataaccGCACTTTCTTGTACTTTTCTCCTCAAGGTCCTCCTCGATTTCCTTTTCTCCTCAAGGTCCTCCTCGATTTCCTTTTCTCTTAAAGTGCTCTTTTCCCGTTTGCCACTTAATAGTATCTATCTGGAAGTTTGCATAACATTCCACTAAgagtacaaacccatcttgatctcgtatatatatatagggtgaaactttcccgtactcgttaacttcctctTCCATagcaatatctctttgttatctcttactaaccaatctaatctataaattgtaataccgtatttgagttcctaatgtCAACTTTCTTTATTTTTCCAATAGGTCTCGATCCccgaaatctcggatgcaactcattcTAGTTTctttaactactaatcattttcccTCCAGGTTTCCTCctttaaattaaaataagatcattctaaaacttctctttgaaagcgtctcatagttgtcccttcaatcatgacttactaaACGGCTGATGGTCATattttccctttactctttcttTATAGACATGAAAATAATTCATTTTgtaaaaattttgacagagtttcctctataattcatactacctcattcctgcacacagcctaaaaaacacatccaatgccccgcagagcaatcacaaatacccataatatcttgcccaagttcttatatcaacatcTATCCATATTTATAAAACAGGAAATATACCTTTCGAATGACCAACTTCAATTCAAAGCAATTTCctcgtagcggcataatcaactgcttatccatgatcaaaacatttgggTTAGGATCtgggacatcatatcctatgatttagctctatggcacgatctaagataagaaagaaaggtcaatagttcctaaatgccctgcatcctcttgtttataagtgtagcgcgcttcacactcataaataggactctactgtccacagctcgtagacattccctaggacgaactgctctgataccaatttgtcacacccccgacgaggagtatgacaggctccgacccgtaggccgaaaGTCACATGACTTAACTGTTACTTAGACATCACATACCATGACTCAAAGAACATCTGCTCGTGGAAAAAGGGCCAACATAGAAATATtcgataattcaacacatatgtacatgtGCGGACTAGTAAGGTCGCTACGACATAAAGTATATcataaggccgacaaggctatcagaaaCAAATCCCAAGAAGTCAAGACAAGgacgacaaggccatacataatatctacatatcccacaatgtccatgagcctctaagagtatacatatggacatatattatactaatagaaaagtaccaaaagatagcaagcccggagtagtggtacttgctaataccgctgaagctggaaaatcctactgcggttgctcctCAATAACTCTGTCAGACCCTGCAGCATGAAATGCAGTGTCCCGTGTAATGGGACGTCAGtatggataaaagtactgagtatgtaaggcaggagggtaACGACATAATTCAAATATAATGTAACATTAATAAATGCAAAAGAAAACcgaacatctggaagtagcacAAGAGActatgcatgataaaatcattggtttgcttatatatatatatatatatatatccatgcccaaccgtaaggctcggtgttatatgtgTAAAATTATGCCCGActattaaggctcggtgttatcatcattagcccgcgtcagggcctcccgcatccggggtaatatcataacatgcccattgcagtggtgtgcgcatctacgcaCCAtgctcggccgactatagcgcggcacggtgtagtaaaatagtgcaatacatttatatatatacaatgcattTATTCATACCTATTTATTCACGGAAGGAAAGCGCAAAGTTCTGAGGCCTTTCGCTTTTCTTCCGCTATGCAGAAGGAAAGCTTGATCCTGGAGCTGATTTTGGATGAGAATTCAATGATCTGATCTTgccctttcggagtgacataaggtcggtagcctccgaatagcttatggaattcgtatcgagtccaaaagaagtaatcgatgatgataaataaaataataCTTTAGGAATCATTAAAATAACAAGATATTAAGATTTGAAGTACAAAGCATGGGAATAGAGTGGATTACGCTTGTGTTTATATTCaaattggattcgtgccaaagaaagagggaacgaacaccttacataccttatccgtcaagccaccacttaaagaattCCTTACGCCGAAGCTTGCCCTTCACCCAaacctatatatcgagaaacACACCCTTAATCACAgtttcatcatatttccatcaacttataagcactaatttatggaagtctaattttggttacgaaaatttgggcagcatctcccctttaTCATCGaattcctccaaataccaaaacaattcccaaacaataccaacaacatcctcaatattccacaagataaatatatatattttcatccaaaattctcttcaaacctcaatccataagccaacaacatcaacacaacaaactataactcttattcttgtaaatattccttaatcaaggttgataaagagagagattcaatgattcataccttatgtttactaaagtagcaagatcttcaatatttacttgttcccaagctaacTCCAACAGAAAATGAAATTATAATCGAGACTACGCGTTGTCCGGACCTTGATtaatattccgtagcttgaaatttgctcaaaatcctcacttctatGTGATATAAGATCCCCTTTTGTTTGCTGAAATTTCTGGAAGATTTTGGATAATTATGATGatgaaaaagggggggggggggggtttacccttttatagtgggttgggtcggcagtactgtagcagtactgtagcggtactgtagcaacTCTGTTTCAGCTttgtcagctcagtttgtaacgtccataattctttaCTTCGAGGTCCTATTGATGAgcagtttgttgcattagaaactagactcaacgaaatttatattaggattttgaaacaccttaaaactcctaatatacatggagatatacccctccaaagttgactaaaaatctgcccaaaatcctgccaacatatctcaaatttttcgtcaaacttattttcttcaatttgcttgatctcgaaatattccgaaactctccatacatgatatttatcatttattgtacttgataatggccatgtattgtgtttcaaaatagccttttccgattacgacttacgagatcctaATTCATTCTTTACTTTATTGTTACATACTTCTCATGgattgtaccttccaaaacatcatgggaagtcttcgatactccattactacggtgatgtacgtggcatgatcatgctctgaaagtgcaggGTGTAACAGGTTTCCCCCTAACTTCAAATTCACCAAGAACACTAGAAAGAATGGTGCACCTATTAATTCTCCAGTGGCTGCTCAAGTTCAAGTTGACCCAACTCAGGCTCAGTCTTCTAGTGCATCTACTGCTATTGAGGCACTTGATGGTGCTTCTTCAATACCTGGATTGTCCAAGGAACAGTCCAACCAGTCGAGCTCACTAGTTCAGCAGGGACTGCTTTCTTTTGATCCATTTGGAAATCCACACTTCTTTGCTTCAGCAAAATTTGTTGGTAAGTTTCCTGGTCCTAGTGTGCTGCTCAAATCATATATGCTGTCTCAAGTAGCTTCTTTTATTTGGATAATAGATTCTGGGGCAACTGATCAAATGACATTCCACAAAAACCTTCTTTTAAATATTCAATCTCTTACTATACCTTATCTTGTATCTTTGCCTAATGGATATATGGTTAAGGTGAACTTTGTTGGCTCTATGACTTTATTTCCAGACCTAGTACTTCATCATGTCCTTTATGTTCCAACGTTTTAATACAATCTCATTTCTATTCACAAACTACTTTGTCAGCTTGATGGTTTTGTTCTATTTACCAAGTATCTATGTGTTATATAGGGCCCTTCTTTGAAGAAGCCTCTGGTTCTTGGTAATATGGACAAGGGCCTCTACAAGCTGATTCTACCCTCATCTGCTTCCACTTGTGATTCTTTTCCTACTTCTATGGTCTCTTATAGTAATAATGTTGATGTTGTTTCTGATGTTAGTACTGTTTCTGTTTCTTTTTCTGATGTATGTGCTATTTCAAATTCTACTATTGATGAAGATGATGTTCTTGTTACTTTTGTTTCAAATTTTAATAAACAAGATGTAGTTTGGCATTACAGGCTAGGTCATATTCCTTTTTCAAGAATGAAAGCTATACCTTCACTTAGTTAGTGGTCTCACAAACAATCTTTCCCTTGTCCAATTTGTCCCCAAGCCAGACAGACCAGACTGCCCTTCCCAGATAGTAGTATTCAAACCACCAGACCTTTTCAACTTATCCACATTGACACTTGGGGTCCATATCACACTCTCACTTCAAATGGTTCCAAGTATTTGTTAACTATTGTAGATGATTTTTCTAGAGCTACTTGGACTCACTTAATGGGGGCTAAAAGTAATGCCTTTGACTTGTTGAAATCTTTTATTTCCATGACCGAGACACAATTTGAACTAAAAGTCCAAACTGTTAGAAGTGACAATGCTCTAGAGTTAGGTTCTAGTATTGCTGGTTCCACTTTCTTTTCTGACAAAGGCATTTTACATCAAACCACTTGTCCACAcactccacaacaaaatggagttGTGAAAAAAAACACAAACACCTTTTAGAAACTGCTAGGGCTTTACTATTTCAATCTGCTCTCCCTGCTAAGTTCTGGGGAGATTGTATTTTAACTGATATCTATCTGATAAATAGATTCCTTTCTAGTTTGCTTCATAACAAAAGTCCTTATGAAATCCTGTATAACAAACAACCACAGTATTCTCACCTCAAGGATTTTGGGTGCCTTTGCTATTGTACTATACCTAGACCTCAAATGGATAAATTTCAACCTAAAGCCACTCCATGCATTTTTCTTGGCTATCCTTTTGCTAAGAAAGGATACATAGTGTATAGTTTGACCTCTAAGTTGACTTTTGTCTCCAGGGATATTGTGTTCCATGAGCACATCTTTTCTTTTGCTCTAAACTCTACTTCCACTCCTTCTATTTTACCTTCTTCTTTGTCTCTTTATTTTGCTGATCCTGTCCCTGTTCCATCTCATTCCCCTATACCACCTTCTGCTCTTGATTCTCTTTCCAGTTCCACTTCCAATTTCCCTTCTACTGATCCCCAACCTCCCCCATTACCTAATCCTTCACCTATTTCATCACCTTATCCTGCACAACCTGTCCATCCACCGCCTCCACCTGAGCTACCTCCTGTTTCTACTAGATCTTCATCTAGGATTCACAAAAGACCCAATTATCTTGATAGTTATGATTGTCATTACTTTGGGTCTGCTCCTTCCTCTACTTCTGGCCAGCATTATGTTTTTGAGCCTCACACTTATTCTCAAGCAGCCTCAGTCCCTGAATGGAAGTTTCTATGAGAAAAGAGTTTGATGCTTTGGAACTTAATCCGATATGGGACATTGTTGCCCTTCCCTCTAGGAAGAAACCCATAGGCTGTAAGTGGGTGTACAAGGTCAAATATAAGGCTGATAGGTCTATAGAGAGATATAAAGCTAGGCTTGTGGTGAGAGGTGACACTCAGATTGAGGGAATAGACTTTCATGAGACCTTTTCCCCTGTTGTGAAGATGTCTACTGTCAAGTCTCTCATTGCTATTGCTGTTAAGAAATAGTGGCCTTTGTACCAGTTAGATGGtaataatgcctttttacatgggGATTTGGATGAAGAGATTTTTATGAAGATTCCTCATGGCCTTTCAGTTCTTTCTTCATTTACTCAGTTGGTATGTAAGTTGAACAAGTCCTTGTATGGTTTAAGGGAGGCTTCCAGACAATGATATGCCAAATTGTCTCAGTCCCTCTGTTTTTAAGGTCACACTCCCTCACTCAATGACTATTCTCTCTTCTCAAAGATAACTTTTGATTCTGTGGTGTTGCTTGTGgtgtatgtggatgatattatcaTCATTGGGACTGATTTGCATGAAATTGATTCCCTCAAGGCTTTCCTCCATGATCAGTTCAGAATCAAAGATTTGGGCATTCTGAATTAGTTTTTGGGTATTGAGGTGTTATACTCTTCAGATGGGCTGCTGCTTCATCAGAAGAAGTTCATTCATGATTTACTTGTTGATTTCAATGCTATTGACTCTTCTCCAGTGTTTTTCCTCTAGAAATGCATGACAAATTGAAGGCTGGTGTGAGTGATGTATTTCCAAAACCCGAAGAATACAGATCCTTAGTGGGTAAGTTGAATTTTCTAACCCATACAAGGCCCGACATTTGTGTTGCTATACAACACTTAAGCCAATTCATGCAGCAGCCTTGTGTTCCTCATATGAAGGCTGCCTTGCACCTTCTTAGATATCTTAAAGGCACCTCAGACTTTGGTATTTTTTACAACAAATCTGCTGA carries:
- the LOC132637900 gene encoding uncharacterized protein LOC132637900, which translates into the protein MGLSDTYFQTRSSILMLKPFSSMSVVYGMLLSDEKQRQVSSSSQFSSNATSFHASSSQQNFSPKFNFDVSNQNQTIPSKVNFDPATLICKYCKRTRCNRFPPNFKFTKNTRKNGAPINSPVAAQVQVDPTQAQSSSASTAIEALDGASSIPGLSKEQSNQSSSLVQQGLLSFDPFGNPHFFASAKFVGKFPGPSVLLKSYMLSQVASFIWIIDSGATDQMTFHKNLLLNIQSLTIPYLVSLPNGYMVKVNFVGSMTLFPDLGPSLKKPLVLGNMDKGLYKLILPSSASTCDSFPTSMVSYSNNVDVVSDVSTVSVSFSDVCAISNSTIDEDDVLVTFVSNFNKQDVVWHYRLGHIPFSRMKAIPSLNDFSRATWTHLMGAKSNAFDLLKSFISMTETQFELKVQTVRSDNALELGSSIAGSTFFSDKETARALLFQSALPAKFWGDCILTDIYLINRFLSSLLHNKSPYEILYNKQPQYSHLKDFGCLCYCTIPRPQMDKFQPKATPCIFLGYPFAKKGYIVYSLTSKLTFVSRDIVFHEHIFSFALNSTSTPSILPSSLSLYFADPVPVPSHSPIPPSALDSLSSSTSNFPSTDPQPPPLPNPSPISSPYPAQPVHPPPPPELPPVSTRSSSRIHKRPNYLDSYDCHYFGSAPSSTSGQHYVFEPHTYSQAASVPEWKFL